One region of Flavobacterium pisciphilum genomic DNA includes:
- a CDS encoding acyl carrier protein has translation MDTLNTTLKMNHEELFNLLKGFITEVIGEEFVEEMDITPESSFTKDLEMDSIEIVSFSEKIKAHFGDQIDFTGWLSSMDLDQLINLDLNRIINYIYECQ, from the coding sequence ATGGACACTTTAAACACGACATTAAAAATGAATCATGAGGAGTTATTCAACCTATTAAAGGGTTTTATTACGGAAGTCATCGGCGAAGAATTTGTAGAAGAGATGGATATCACTCCAGAAAGTTCGTTTACTAAAGATCTGGAAATGGACAGTATCGAGATTGTTTCTTTTTCAGAAAAAATCAAAGCACACTTTGGCGATCAAATTGATTTCACCGGTTGGTTGTCTTCTATGGATCTTGATCAACTGATCAATCTTGATCTTAATAGGATCATCAATTACATCTACGAATGCCAATAA
- a CDS encoding alpha/beta fold hydrolase, with protein MPIITINNKKVHIQELNKGAKDTVVLIHGMFSNLAIYYFNIAPILAQHFHVVMYDLKSHGKSERTLEGYDLENMSSDLIAMMDYLQIKKAQLVGYSFGGLIALKTALITPERLSQLVIIEAPDPQDEKARNIIEDYSKEFLEHYVANFTDTTKVKMGKRQMEKNHRLYEFLFNQTTIKADMVKEKHFLHHIPVSELHPPTLLLYGSASNCKPTGEWLQSQIGTAELKLIDGDHNIPIQAPIEIAETIVQFLTNH; from the coding sequence ATGCCAATAATTACTATTAATAATAAAAAAGTTCACATACAAGAACTAAATAAAGGTGCTAAAGATACCGTAGTATTGATCCACGGTATGTTTAGTAATCTTGCTATTTATTATTTTAATATTGCTCCCATTTTGGCGCAGCACTTTCATGTGGTCATGTATGATCTAAAAAGTCATGGTAAGAGTGAGCGTACATTAGAAGGATATGATTTAGAAAATATGTCGTCCGATTTAATCGCAATGATGGATTACCTCCAAATCAAAAAAGCACAACTTGTTGGCTATAGTTTTGGAGGACTTATTGCTCTCAAAACTGCTTTGATAACCCCTGAACGTTTAAGTCAATTGGTTATCATTGAAGCACCGGATCCGCAAGATGAAAAAGCGCGAAATATTATCGAAGATTATAGCAAGGAATTTCTCGAACATTACGTAGCTAATTTTACGGACACTACAAAAGTGAAAATGGGGAAAAGACAGATGGAAAAAAACCATCGATTATACGAGTTTTTATTTAACCAGACCACTATCAAAGCTGATATGGTTAAAGAAAAACATTTTCTACATCACATTCCTGTTTCCGAATTACACCCACCAACCCTGTTACTATATGGATCAGCCTCCAATTGCAAACCAACAGGAGAATGGTTACAATCTCAAATCGGTACAGCCGAGCTAAAACTCATTGATGGAGATCACAATATTCCCATTCAAGCTCCTATTGAGATAGCAGAAACTATTGTTCAATTTTTAACTAACCATTAA
- a CDS encoding glycosyltransferase, producing the protein MAKFVFVVPPLTGHVNPTLSIGAELLKRGHQVAWISLDQNLSSKLPVGGQLLLIQYDQTDEEKRESEHYLDIISKKVVYGIDSIKFLYEEVLIPLNRHCYKGIVKLLEAYEPDLVIGDHQLFAAAIAAKKVNRPYATSVTAPAAIKIISELPKVHEWEVKQIMALQEELGIKENRSLDCSDLLTLVLTSQYFFGEMDLTSNYQFTGPVVTERPLSCAFDWEQLKSSPRKKILVSIGTTFDHEHKKAFFQKVIDAFQDEDLTVVVVSDSNLFDTWPENFMVYSQIPQLDLLPHLDAVVCHGGHNTVSEALSHGLPLVVIPIAYDQSHVAGRVVRTGAGERLNFNRFKANHLRNAVDTILNQPQYREAALKVRQSFIEAGGTKTAADLLEHAIAPTQPSIESPAKFLIVIPPFFGHISPTLSLGASLLARGHEVKWFGITPLAEEHIPTGGTYIYPEKDLIPFQLELQQILKRQDDGPSCSGPEVMKLALEETYVPFAKMMMPGLETLHSHWQPDVIINDCITFGGALFAHKHRIPSVTTTPVPPDVMGDTEKSAPKIFEWQQNLIKELQKEVGILDEGIFIHSHQLNLVFTSQAFAGFKTVPSHMKFVGPVKGRPNNSPFDWERLAASTTPKIFVSLGTLLVDIRKAFFGKLIEAFADQPVTIIAATPPEIFDKWPTNFIVNSFVPQSTLMPHMDMVICHGGFNTVNDTFTNGLPMLITPIAYDHFHTAKLIEQAGCGISIRYKRLRIEALRETVFELLENPKYRNAAKEVQAAFLTAGGNDQAVTLLEDFVKQERSVLASI; encoded by the coding sequence ATGGCTAAATTTGTATTTGTTGTTCCCCCGCTAACTGGTCACGTAAATCCAACATTGAGCATTGGTGCCGAACTCTTAAAAAGAGGACATCAAGTAGCGTGGATCAGTCTTGACCAAAACTTAAGCTCCAAACTTCCTGTAGGCGGGCAACTATTGCTTATTCAATACGATCAGACAGACGAAGAAAAAAGAGAAAGCGAACACTATCTAGATATCATCTCAAAAAAGGTTGTTTACGGCATTGATAGTATCAAGTTTTTATACGAAGAAGTGTTGATCCCTTTAAATAGACATTGTTATAAAGGAATCGTTAAGCTGTTAGAAGCCTATGAGCCAGATTTAGTAATCGGTGATCATCAATTATTTGCTGCGGCAATTGCGGCAAAAAAAGTTAATCGCCCTTATGCGACCTCCGTAACAGCCCCAGCAGCAATCAAAATTATCAGTGAGCTACCGAAAGTACATGAATGGGAAGTCAAGCAGATCATGGCTTTACAAGAAGAACTCGGTATCAAAGAAAACCGATCGTTAGATTGTTCAGATCTTCTTACTTTAGTCTTAACCTCTCAGTATTTCTTTGGAGAAATGGATCTCACCTCCAACTATCAATTTACAGGTCCGGTAGTAACAGAACGTCCTTTATCCTGTGCTTTCGATTGGGAGCAACTGAAAAGTAGTCCTCGGAAAAAAATTTTAGTCAGCATAGGCACAACATTCGACCATGAACATAAGAAAGCATTTTTTCAAAAGGTAATCGATGCCTTTCAGGACGAAGATCTAACGGTTGTAGTTGTTTCAGATTCCAATCTATTTGATACCTGGCCTGAAAATTTTATGGTCTATTCGCAAATCCCACAATTGGATTTGCTACCTCATTTAGATGCTGTCGTATGCCATGGTGGACACAACACCGTTTCAGAAGCTCTTTCACATGGTCTACCGCTCGTTGTTATTCCAATTGCATACGATCAATCCCATGTGGCAGGACGTGTCGTACGTACCGGTGCAGGTGAGCGTCTCAATTTTAACCGATTTAAAGCCAATCACCTAAGAAACGCTGTTGATACTATCTTAAATCAGCCACAATATCGTGAAGCCGCCCTCAAAGTTCGTCAATCTTTTATAGAGGCAGGCGGAACGAAGACAGCAGCAGATCTACTTGAACACGCCATAGCCCCTACGCAGCCCTCTATCGAATCTCCTGCTAAATTTCTCATTGTTATTCCTCCATTTTTTGGACATATCAGTCCGACATTAAGTTTGGGAGCTAGTTTACTTGCTCGTGGTCATGAAGTCAAATGGTTTGGCATTACACCACTGGCGGAGGAACATATTCCAACAGGAGGAACCTATATCTACCCCGAGAAGGATCTCATCCCCTTTCAACTTGAACTTCAACAGATATTAAAACGACAAGATGATGGCCCTTCTTGTTCTGGACCAGAAGTCATGAAATTAGCACTGGAAGAAACCTATGTTCCATTTGCTAAAATGATGATGCCAGGATTAGAAACACTACACAGTCACTGGCAGCCTGATGTAATCATCAATGATTGTATCACCTTTGGCGGAGCTCTATTCGCACACAAACATCGTATACCCTCTGTAACGACAACCCCAGTACCACCAGATGTGATGGGTGACACAGAGAAAAGTGCTCCTAAAATATTTGAATGGCAGCAAAACCTCATCAAAGAGCTACAAAAAGAGGTCGGTATTCTTGATGAGGGTATATTCATACATTCTCATCAATTAAACCTGGTGTTCACATCACAAGCATTTGCAGGTTTTAAAACCGTACCCTCACACATGAAATTTGTAGGTCCGGTCAAAGGCCGTCCCAATAATAGCCCTTTTGACTGGGAACGACTAGCAGCCAGCACAACGCCAAAAATTTTTGTGTCATTGGGTACTTTATTAGTTGATATCCGAAAAGCTTTTTTCGGTAAACTCATTGAAGCATTTGCGGACCAACCTGTTACTATTATTGCAGCAACACCACCCGAAATATTTGATAAATGGCCTACTAATTTTATCGTAAATAGTTTTGTCCCACAATCAACATTGATGCCTCATATGGATATGGTGATTTGCCACGGCGGTTTCAATACAGTGAACGACACCTTTACCAATGGTCTACCTATGTTGATTACACCAATCGCTTACGATCACTTTCATACAGCAAAGTTGATTGAACAAGCTGGCTGTGGAATCAGTATCCGATACAAACGACTTCGAATAGAAGCCCTGAGGGAGACCGTCTTCGAGCTCTTAGAAAATCCTAAATATAGAAATGCAGCCAAAGAAGTTCAGGCAGCTTTCCTAACAGCTGGCGGTAATGATCAGGCAGTTACATTATTGGAAGATTTTGTAAAACAAGAACGTTCAGTATTAGCTTCAATATAA
- a CDS encoding condensation domain-containing protein, whose protein sequence is MKRKLLFAERMLLGEGKEPFHVVIPFRLRGVFEEKDIQSALDRLQKKHPWLRAYIHIDEKNIPWFEVPKLTNPIPIRIVDKKSEDDWQQESIQEWNTLFDYKNKPLIRFVWIKGNDSSDMLLVFHHCLCDGGAAMTLLYEFLKVLDNPVADIGIENPILGIQDIVPAPILKNNKQRFKAKMIGRLATLTIKCIPVSKKTIDRQTDYLIHWKLDQTTSQQLISHCKSLSITVNTFLSATVLDTFKKVRGNKAFNKVSCPVDIRRLAPQVKEDHIFAFGLMIVISSNPKLNFLDNLRLMQRYVDHKTAKLNPYITMMVMESAHNALNNFTKLLKRGKSSNDCMFSNLGRIQIPHQYQSFTLETIFSPSVIGPLGNTTTILTSTYQGIMDFSFIGSEGYLPYHEAIAIRDEITDSIKRKLNYQAAS, encoded by the coding sequence ATGAAAAGAAAATTGTTATTTGCAGAACGCATGCTATTGGGTGAAGGAAAAGAACCATTCCATGTCGTTATTCCTTTTCGCCTGCGCGGTGTATTTGAGGAAAAAGATATTCAATCTGCTTTAGACAGACTCCAGAAAAAACATCCTTGGTTACGAGCATACATCCATATTGATGAGAAGAATATTCCATGGTTTGAAGTCCCTAAACTAACGAATCCAATTCCAATTCGTATTGTGGACAAAAAAAGCGAAGACGACTGGCAACAGGAATCTATACAAGAATGGAATACACTCTTTGATTACAAAAACAAACCTTTGATCCGCTTTGTATGGATTAAAGGAAACGATAGCTCAGATATGCTACTTGTATTCCATCACTGCCTGTGTGATGGCGGTGCAGCGATGACTTTACTTTATGAATTTTTAAAAGTATTGGATAATCCAGTAGCAGATATAGGCATCGAAAATCCTATTTTAGGTATTCAAGACATTGTTCCTGCACCAATTTTAAAAAATAACAAACAAAGGTTTAAGGCAAAAATGATTGGTCGGCTAGCAACATTAACGATTAAATGTATTCCCGTCAGCAAAAAAACGATTGATCGACAAACGGACTATTTGATTCATTGGAAATTAGACCAAACCACAAGCCAACAGCTTATTTCCCATTGTAAGTCACTATCAATCACGGTCAATACTTTTTTAAGTGCTACCGTACTAGACACCTTTAAAAAAGTACGCGGAAACAAAGCCTTTAATAAAGTTTCTTGCCCAGTAGATATCAGGCGCTTAGCTCCCCAAGTAAAAGAAGATCATATTTTCGCCTTCGGCTTGATGATTGTCATCTCATCAAATCCCAAACTCAATTTCTTAGACAATTTACGTTTAATGCAGCGTTATGTAGATCACAAAACAGCCAAACTTAATCCCTATATCACCATGATGGTTATGGAATCTGCCCATAATGCGTTAAACAACTTTACAAAGCTTCTAAAACGAGGCAAGTCATCCAATGATTGTATGTTTTCCAACTTGGGACGTATTCAGATTCCACATCAATACCAATCCTTTACGTTGGAAACTATTTTCAGTCCATCAGTCATTGGACCACTAGGCAATACAACGACGATACTCACCTCCACTTATCAAGGTATTATGGACTTCTCGTTTATAGGAAGTGAAGGTTATTTGCCTTATCACGAGGCCATAGCCATTCGTGATGAAATAACTGATTCCATTAAACGCAAATTAAATTATCAAGCAGCCTCATGA
- a CDS encoding condensation domain-containing protein, which yields MTKRKLLLVERIMYIDATTPLNCVFTAKIKGEIRKEHIQIALAKIQNKHPLLRSEIDLQDKQHPAYVIKENMKPIPLRIVERQTDTDWLVESEQEWYWHFNDEGSPLAQLVWIKGQEVSELLWVLPHCICDGTSIETLMRELLALIDNPTLDLEPYQLFQSVNNFLSPQFDIQKNTRKAKLYLLLAKFFFLLQRENKKRNLGKNYAIHWKLDSTNSAVLKQKCKDSGISIHSILCTAFMQAFQDVQGKSAKKKVISPINIRHFIPEIKKDHMFAFAPTVELSLKKKTPQILDQAKHIKKDLTQKIEKMDARELLWMGEQMHSLVNRMISLLKSSRGGHDLTLSNMGSLQIPNDYKNFILEDIFSPTVAFPWLNSNTLVTTTYRNQMDFTLMSNQDFLPKEEALKIKDKAIALLTLSL from the coding sequence ATGACCAAACGAAAACTCTTATTAGTAGAAAGAATCATGTATATTGATGCCACCACACCTTTAAACTGTGTGTTTACGGCAAAAATTAAAGGTGAAATTCGAAAAGAACACATCCAAATTGCTTTAGCAAAAATCCAAAATAAGCATCCGCTGCTTCGTTCAGAAATTGATTTACAGGATAAGCAACATCCTGCTTATGTCATCAAGGAAAATATGAAACCTATTCCGCTTCGCATCGTAGAACGTCAAACAGATACAGATTGGTTGGTGGAATCCGAACAGGAATGGTATTGGCACTTTAATGATGAAGGCTCCCCTTTGGCTCAATTGGTATGGATCAAAGGACAAGAGGTGTCTGAATTATTATGGGTATTGCCACATTGTATCTGTGATGGAACCAGTATTGAAACTTTGATGCGGGAATTACTTGCTTTAATAGATAATCCGACCCTTGATCTCGAACCTTATCAACTATTCCAATCAGTAAACAATTTCTTATCTCCACAGTTTGATATTCAAAAAAACACACGCAAAGCAAAGCTTTATTTACTTTTGGCCAAATTTTTCTTTTTGCTTCAACGAGAAAATAAAAAAAGAAATCTCGGAAAAAATTATGCCATTCATTGGAAATTAGATTCAACAAATTCAGCTGTTTTAAAACAGAAATGTAAAGACAGTGGTATTTCCATACATTCCATTCTTTGTACAGCGTTTATGCAAGCTTTTCAAGATGTACAAGGTAAATCAGCGAAAAAAAAAGTAATTAGTCCAATTAACATCCGTCATTTTATTCCTGAAATCAAAAAGGATCACATGTTTGCCTTTGCTCCAACAGTAGAACTATCATTAAAAAAGAAAACTCCTCAGATACTAGACCAAGCGAAACATATCAAAAAGGATCTTACTCAAAAAATAGAAAAGATGGACGCACGAGAACTGCTATGGATGGGTGAACAGATGCACTCTCTGGTCAATCGTATGATTTCACTGTTAAAATCAAGCCGAGGAGGGCACGATTTGACTCTTTCAAATATGGGTAGTCTTCAGATCCCGAATGATTACAAAAATTTTATTCTGGAAGATATCTTTAGCCCAACAGTAGCATTTCCTTGGTTAAATTCAAACACTTTAGTTACGACTACATATCGTAATCAAATGGACTTTACGTTGATGTCCAATCAAGATTTCTTACCTAAAGAAGAAGCCTTGAAAATTAAAGACAAGGCTATAGCATTACTGACTTTATCCTTATAA
- a CDS encoding TolC family protein — protein sequence MKTIYKIGISACVSVLLASCVVGKKYSREELNAPEKFREEMVATGDTTLLPWKSYYKDPLLVNLIEKALVKNNEVLIAMKTMEQLDLTYKQAKLTLLPTLDFDAGANRSYQSKNSLNGSLSSQFTSKDYMDDYSANLKLAWEIDIWGKAAMQKRDAKAGYFAQKENLSALKTRIIVQVAQGYYNLLALDEQFKIAQKNIELSENTLVMMRLQYNSGAISSLALNQTEAQKKTAELLVPLAKGNIAVQENAIQILCGEYPNSVTRAESLQAAEFSVVIPSTIPASLLSRRPDVKASEYAVMSANAKTGLAKVTMYPSLSLSPSIGINSFEFDKWFNFPGSVTKTVMANLTQPIFRQKALKTAYEIAVIEQEKAVVNFKQSFITAVGEVSDAMSKVKYAEERMKLATQKGESLEKATSDASLLYKSGMANYLDVITAQNSALQNDLDVVAIKLEKLDAAINLYRALGGGVQ from the coding sequence ATGAAAACAATATATAAGATAGGAATTTCTGCGTGTGTAAGTGTTTTGCTTGCTTCCTGTGTAGTTGGGAAAAAATATTCTCGCGAAGAATTGAATGCACCAGAAAAATTCCGTGAAGAAATGGTCGCAACGGGAGATACAACACTCCTGCCTTGGAAAAGTTATTATAAAGATCCTTTATTGGTTAATTTGATTGAAAAAGCCCTCGTTAAAAATAACGAGGTGCTTATCGCTATGAAGACTATGGAGCAGCTTGATCTTACTTACAAGCAGGCAAAATTAACTTTATTGCCAACATTAGATTTTGATGCAGGTGCAAACCGTTCGTATCAATCTAAAAACTCATTAAATGGTTCATTAAGTTCGCAATTTACCAGTAAAGATTATATGGATGATTATAGTGCGAATCTTAAATTAGCTTGGGAGATTGATATCTGGGGAAAGGCTGCTATGCAAAAGCGAGATGCAAAAGCGGGTTATTTTGCTCAAAAAGAAAATCTTTCGGCTTTAAAAACAAGAATTATTGTTCAAGTGGCACAAGGGTATTATAATCTTTTAGCTTTAGATGAACAGTTTAAAATTGCACAGAAAAACATTGAGTTAAGCGAAAATACATTGGTTATGATGCGATTACAGTATAATTCTGGAGCAATAAGTTCTTTAGCATTAAATCAAACTGAAGCACAGAAAAAAACTGCTGAGTTATTAGTGCCTTTAGCAAAAGGAAATATAGCAGTTCAGGAAAATGCAATACAAATTTTATGTGGTGAATATCCAAATAGTGTAACACGTGCGGAAAGCCTTCAAGCAGCAGAATTTAGTGTTGTAATCCCTTCAACAATTCCAGCATCGCTATTAAGCCGAAGACCAGATGTAAAAGCTAGTGAATATGCTGTAATGTCTGCCAATGCAAAAACTGGACTTGCCAAAGTAACCATGTATCCAAGTTTGAGTTTGAGTCCGTCAATTGGGATAAATTCATTTGAATTTGATAAATGGTTTAATTTCCCAGGTTCAGTTACTAAAACAGTTATGGCTAATTTAACGCAGCCTATTTTTAGACAAAAGGCTTTAAAAACGGCTTACGAAATTGCAGTTATCGAACAGGAGAAAGCAGTTGTTAATTTTAAACAGTCTTTTATTACTGCCGTTGGTGAAGTTTCAGATGCAATGTCTAAAGTAAAATATGCTGAGGAACGTATGAAGCTTGCTACTCAAAAAGGAGAGTCTTTAGAGAAAGCAACTTCAGATGCATCGCTTTTGTACAAAAGCGGTATGGCAAATTACCTAGATGTAATTACTGCACAAAATAGTGCCTTGCAAAATGACTTAGATGTTGTTGCAATAAAATTAGAAAAATTAGATGCAGCAATAAATTTATACCGTGCCTTAGGAGGCGGGGTACAATAG